Proteins encoded together in one Juglans regia cultivar Chandler chromosome 9, Walnut 2.0, whole genome shotgun sequence window:
- the LOC109014279 gene encoding alpha/beta hydrolase domain-containing protein 17B, which yields MGCMVSQLAAKFAFFPPSPPTYQIKKRDDGKLTVVSSSSPSIPIPHADDNSLDVLLIDTKRGNKIVAFYLRNPLARLTLLYSHGNAADLGQLYDLFVQLKVNLRVNLIGYDYSGYGASAGKPSESNTYADIEAVYQCLETEYGVSQEDLILYGQSVGSGPTLHLAAKLPRLRAVVLHSAILSGLRVLCHVKFTFCFDIYENINKIKKVKCPVLVIHGTEDDVVNVLHGNGLWKMAREPYEPLWIKGGGHCNLELYPDYIRHLCRFIQEMENMTTAIRLKKIRLQTRSTVSVNWCCKIKIWKPKCPNCSTSSCIKCSWRPKCPECWRPSCPECWRPSCPRPSCPECWRPSCPECLRPSCPECSRPSCPECWRPRCIKCCWRPKCPKCLRPSCCMKCFCWRCCMGAHGGQNAKEEDG from the exons ATGGGTTGCATGGTCTCTCAACTGGCGGCCAAGTTTGCCTTTTTTCCGCCGTCTCCGCCCACGTACCAGATCAAGAAGCGCGACGATGGAAAGCTCACCGTGGTGTCGTCATCTTCACCGTCGATTCCGATTCCTCACGCTGATGACAATTCCTTGGACGTCTTGCTGATTGACACTAAGCGTGGCAATAAGATTGTTGCTTTTTATCTGAGGAACCCATTGGCTCGCCTCACTCTGCTTTACTCTCATGGCAATGCTGCTGACCTTGGCCAGCTCTATGACCTATTTGTGCAGCTTAAAGTCAATCTCAGAGTTAATCTCATTGG ATATGACTATTCTGGCTATGGAGCCTCTGCTGGTAAG CCTAGTGAATCCAATACATATGCTGATATAGAAGCAGTATATCAGTGTCTTGAAACTGAGTATGGAGTTAGCCAGGAAGACTTGATCTTGTATGGGCAGTCGGTGGGAAGTGGGCCAACACTGCACTTGGCAGCTAAATTGCCGAGGCTCAGAGCCGTAGTTCTGCATAGTGCAATTCTTTCTGGTCTTCGTGTTCTCTGCCATGTCAAGTTCACATTTTGCTTCGACATTTATGAG aacatcaacaaaattaagAAGGTTAAGTGTCCTGTGCTGGTGATACAT GGGACAGAGGATGATGTTGTCAATGTGTTACATGGCAATGGGCTGTGGAAAATGGCAAGGGAACCATACGAACCTCTGTGGATTAAAGGAGGTGGGCACTGCAACTTGGAGCTTTACCCTGATTACATCCGCCATCTTTGCAGATTTATCCAAGAGATGGAGAACATGACCACAGCAATCCGCCTCAAAAAGATTCGTCTACAAACAAGGTCCACAGTTTCTGTTAACTGGTGctgtaaaattaaaatctggaaaCCGAAATGCCCCAATTGTTCAACATCCAGCTGCATAAAATGTTCATGGCGGCCCAAATGCCCAGAATGCTGGAGACCTAGCTGCCCAGAATGCTGGAGACCTAGCTGCCCAAGACCTAGCTGCCCAGAATGCTGGAGACCTAGCTGCCCAGAATGCTTGAGACCTAGCTGTCCAGAATGCTCGAGACCTAGCTGTCCGGAATGTTGGAGACCCAGATGCATAAAATGTTGCTGGCGACCCAAATGCCCAAAATGTTTGAGACCAAGTTGCTGCATGAAATGTTTTTGTTGGCGATGTTGCATGGGAGCACATGGTGGGCAAAATGCAAAGGAGGAGGATGGCTAA
- the LOC109014291 gene encoding probable xyloglucan endotransglucosylase/hydrolase protein 30, with translation MDRLRCFGPSDTLFVLSAFLIPLFFSIANAANFNLTTIPFNQGYLPLFGDGNLVRSPDGKGVRLLLDRFTGSGFISSNLYQHGFFSANIKLPSDYTAGICVAFYTSNGDVFEKSHDELDFEFLGNTEGKPWRFQTNLYGNGSTSRGREERYHLWFDPTKQFHRYSILWTAKNIIFYIDEVPIREVVRNEAMGGDYPSKPMSLYATIWDASNWATSGGRYKVNYKYAPFVAEFKDLVLEGCPTDPIQQVPAGAGVCVEKDAYLDTKDYAVVTLERRLAMRKFRQRFMYYSYCYDTLRYPLPPPECVIIPSEKRRFKDTGRLKFEGSHRRRRSRISATLSAFDSNM, from the exons ATGGATCGCTTACGTTGTTTTGGACCCTCTGATACGTTGTTTGTGCTGTCTGCTTTCCttatccctctatttttctccaTTGCTAACGCAGCTAATTTCAACCTCACCACCATTCCCTTCAACCAAGGTTACCTTCCTCTCTTCGGCGACGGCAATCTCGTCCGCTCCCCTGACGGCAAAGGTGTCCGCCTCCTCCTCGATCGCTTCACAg GTTCGGGCTTCATCTCCTCCAATCTATACCAACATGGGTTCTTCAGCGCCAACATCAAGTTGCCGTCGGATTACACGGCCGGCATCTGCGTTGCCTTCTAT ACATCAAACGGTGACGTATTCGAGAAGAGCCATGACGAGCTAGACTTCGAGTTCTTAGGGAACACAGAAGGGAAACCATGGAGGTTCCAGACCAACTTGTACGGCAATGGCAGCACAAGCCGTGGCCGGGAGGAGCGCTACCACCTTTGGTTCGATCCTACCAAGCAATTCCATCGCTACAGCATCCTCTGGACGGCCAAAAACATTAT ATTCTACATCGATGAGGTTCCAATCAGAGAGGTTGTGAGAAATGAAGCAATGGGTGGAGACTACCCATCAAAGCCAATGTCATTATATGCCACCATATGGGATGCTTCAAATTGGGCAACTTCCGGTGGTAGATACAAAGTTAACTACAAGTATGCACCCTTTGTAGCCGAATTTAAGGATCTTGTCCTTGAGGGCTGCCCCACTGACCCTATTCAGCAAGTTCCGGCTGGAGCTGGTGTTTGTGTCGAAAAGGATGCTTACCTTGACACTAAAGATTATGCTGTTGTGACACTTGAGCGTCGTCTTGCCATGCGTAAGTTCCGCCAAAGATTCATGTATTACTCCTATTGTTATGATACGTTGCGGTATCCTTTGCCACCACCAGAATGCGTCATTATTCCATCGGAGAAGCGACGGTTCAAGGATACAGGAAGATTGAAGTTTGAAGGGAGCCATCGCCGCCGGCGGAGCCGAATCTCAGCCACTTTATCTGCCTTTGATTCTAATATGTGA